Genomic window (Helianthus annuus cultivar XRQ/B chromosome 3, HanXRQr2.0-SUNRISE, whole genome shotgun sequence):
AAGCTGTTTTGAAGCTTCTGGTCTGAAGGCTCTCGTGGGCCGTGACCCAGATAGCCAAATGGGTCGTCCAAGGCGAGCCAGGTAAGGTCAGAACTTTCAATTTTTGGCAAAACAAGCCCCTGCATGCTCCAAACTTGTTTTTCGACGTGTTTAAACCCTGTTAACCCAATTTTAAGGCTTTACAAGGATgataaagcataggggacttgaaatatgcttggaaatatcatggatgtcggttcgttcggtCGTAAGGTCGTGTTTTTCCGGTTAATTACGACAAACGTTTAACGGatgcgaaaacgatccaaattactcaatgaatggtatttttgcattcccatcactaaaatacaatattttaatgattacaaaaatttttggttGTGCGTATATGGTCAGAACTCAGAATATGCGTGAGTttgcatactttcacagttttggcgcttttagtccctgtgatcaaaTATACTTATTTTTCACAaaccgaacccctcaaaacttatttttaagttatgtaaagggtatttagggtatgtttagcttatttTTCACTGTTCCGGCAGGCGGGTCTTAATTCTAGTTCTCAAATAATATTACAGTAAAAACTCTATGAATTAATAATATTGGGACCGAGAAATGTTATTAATTTAGAGAGATATTATTatatcgataaattaataatttattaattaaaagtggTTTTACGTGTAACATTTAATTTCTAAGTTCAATGGACATTCAAAAATTAATTGAATATGTCATATTCattgttttttaatataaaaagttAGTTCATGGTACCAAAACTTAAATGCACATTTCTTCTCCAAATACGTTAAACAATGTTAGTAATTAATCAAATAAAATGAACCAAGGCTCCAAACTCCTAAGTGCAAGAGTTAATGCAATGAGTAGATTTAAAGATAAACTCAATATAGATTTGAAGttcaacaaaataaaaaaaaatcaagtgaTTATGGATTCATGTTTTACTAGACAATCTTAAAATTTGTAATATTTTAGTAACTATTAATTTATAGTTTCGTTGGGACCAATATATGTACACTAGGATTTCAAAACAGTTATtaccttatttttattttttattgatTGAGGTCAAATTTTATACCGTTCTCAAGTTGGGATTAGACAAATTATTAAATTTATCAAGGCTATTAATTTATAGAGGTTTTACTGTTAGTTATTCGAGTCTATTAATTTATAGAGGTTTTACTGTTAGTTATATAtgtataaaattaatataaaaGGTGGAGTGTTTGTTTTTTACTACAATTAGATAGGGGGTCTAAGTGTAAATGGTTTATATATAAATACAAGACTTGTGGTGaaaccaaattaaaaaaaaaattgtgagatAAAAGAAGCTTCACAAACCACCACCATCATTAGTGGTTCGAACTTTTCCCTTTTGGTCCAACCCGGTCACCGGCCTCCCCGTTCGATGCCGCCCCACCATCGCACAACTTGACCCATCGTCATCCGATGTCGGTCGCCGTCTCCACCTGCTTCGCCTCGCCTCGTTTTGCATGCTGGTACCCAGGATGTCTCTCGTTGATTCAAGTGTTGATTCAGATTCAGATGTTCGTGAACTCATCAACTAGTGTGACATTTGTTGAATCCATCATGTGTGTTTTTCAGTTTTTTGTCTAAGGTACAAACCTAAATACTCAATGGTTGGATTATATACtacctccgtcccattaaaagtgtcctattttgaattttcaaagtctctgtttataaactttgactttaattatatattttttatgctatataaaacttgattaaaattaattcgataaaaacacttgtaaaacacactcaaatcatataactttcatcaagtattatctaacacaaacaaaattatttaaggtcaaagtttttaaataaagactttgaaaattcaaaataggacacttttaGTGGGACGGAGGGAGTAATTGTTTAAATGGATTTTAACCGGACCATTGATGGGAATTAACTCGGATTTAATATTTTGTATACGCGCTTCCTCTACTCGATTAATATGTGATATTAAGAAATAATAAAATTGGACTTAAATGAAATTAAAGTTGTACACCTATTCCAAACAGTTGCAACATGCATTGATATAATCGAAATTCGTTGTTTATTATAAAAAGACATTATCAATAAATCATAAACGCATTAAACCTCTAACGATCTAGACATTTAATGGCATTAGATGTTGCGATGATATAGATGGGAAAGAAGATAGTTTGTGGACGATGTTGTTTGCTTTGATAGTTTAGAATTAAAGGATACCACTTGATAATCCGTATTGGCCAATATTAGAGAAACCCGTATAAGATGCCACCGGTATCTTTGAGGGTAGTAAAGGCAGGGAAGCTTCAGAGTTCAGTACCTTAATGGCTTGTCGTATTGATGGGCGAAGTTCAGCGTCTGGGTGCGAGCACCATAACCCAACGATCATTAAACGCTTAATTTCTTCTTCTTCAAAGTTTGACTCTAGACATGGATCAACTGCTTCTAAAAGAGTCCCAGTTCCATAGAGATCCCAAACCCAATCTACTAATCGTATAAGAGTTTCTTCATCCTTGTCCTTGATGGGTTTTTGCCCACAAGCTATTTCCAATGCAACAACTCCGAAGCTATAAACATCTGATTCCTTGGTTGATTTCCCGGTTCCTGCACATTCAGGGGCCATATAACCAAAGGTTCCCGCCAACGTCGTTGTTTGCGTTCCTTTCTCATGGTCAACTAACTTAGCTAGCCCAAAATCACCAAGCTTTGCATTGAAATTTGAGTCCAACATCACATTACTCGATTTGATATCTCTATGCAAAACACATTGCTCCCATTCTTCATGTAAATATAGTAAAGCAGAAGCCAGATCAAGGGCAATTTTGTACCTTGTATTCCATGTCAACATGCTCTTTCCTTTGAAGAGATGTAAATCTAAGCTTCCGTTTTCCATAAATTCATATGCAAGAAGGAGTTCTCCTTTGTCATGGCACCAACCAATGAGTTGCACCAAATTTTTGTGCCTCAATCGGctaatgatccttacttctgcAGCATACTCTTTGATTCCCTGTTTGGAAGTCTTCGACACCCTTTTGACTGCGACATACATACTTAAATCTTTCAGAAAACCTTTGTAAACTCCTCCAAAACCGCCCTCTCCAAACTTTTTTGTCTCTGCGAAGTCAGCAGTTGACTGAGCTAATTCATGGTAAGAAAATCTTCTAGGCATAGTGACCCTCATTTCTAACTCACTACTCATCTCCCAAGCAAGCCCAACTTCCTCCTCTTTATCACCATCATATTTTTTCCTCCAGCATAGAAAATAAGCAAGTATAGCCAAAACAATAACTAGAACCAACGTTTCAGCTATTAATACTACTTTAAGCGTTGTATTGTCTTTCCCTTTCACAATAGGTGGTAGGTTGCTACTTTGATCGTTTGTTTTCGGGCTTACCTTAATTTTAGTACTATTAAACGTCCAAGATCTTACAATAACTTTCTCAAAGTAGGTTCCAGTGGAAGCTGAAAACCCAAAAGTTACCCATTCGGGCAACTCTTTCCTTAGATCAACCGTGTAATTAAGGCCAGTTTCCCATACAGGTAAGTTATTTTTATAATTCGTGAAGGAAACACTAAGATTTTTTGAATCCGCATAATAATTTATTAAAGCTCTATACTCTTTCCCATATGTTATATTGCTAAACCATTTCCGATATGCAACAGAAGTAATAGAGTTAATATCGATACCTACATGGTCGCCTACGAATGTATTTGCATCAAGGTCTATTGGATCCCACGCGTTACGATAAGTATCAAACTCCACAGCCACAAATTGATATTTACTTGTGTTGGTTCGAAAATCTAACGGAAGCCCAATGGATCCTCCATAATAGAAGTCAGCGTTAATCTGTGCAAGGAAAAATGTGAGACCATCAGCGTAAATTTTCGTGTGGTATGAATTGATTACAAATGTGAAACTGGTAGAGAAGCTGGCTAGTTCAGTAGAGTCGTTGTCCCAAAGATGAAGAGGTTCGATGTATGTTGCTCGACCTATTAAGTCGATCAAGGTGGAGGCCACTTGGATTCCATCATCAGAGATAACCGCTCCATTACCTGAAATTGTTATATCCTGGGAATTTTTTAGTGTAATATTTGTGAAATTGAAGGAAACTGAAGATGCATAAGGGATTAAACCAAGAAAGAAGCATGTTAAGATAGACATGAGCCTAGCCATTAACTTGCTATAATAGTTGCAAGCTTCTTGGTACATAGTTTTCCTTAACAAATGACATGAATATATAATGACGAAGATATGAGTTCgattattaaaataaaagaaacatacCAAATATACAATTCCTTTAGTGGGTCACCTGGAATCCATCATTAGAGGTATAAGCTGCATCACCTAAGAATATTATATCCTAGGCATTGTTTGGAGTAATAAATTTAAATTGAAAGTAATTGATGGTGCATAATGGATTATAGTAAATAAGAACCAACCCGCCGGTTGAGGTGTGCGCATATAATGTTCTATGGGTCCTTAGGGGCAAAAgggaaattgcactaattttaacgttgttttaataatttcgtgaaaataattttaaaagcgacggatggttaatcatgcatcatgtagttgcgttgatagccgaaagacaagggcgacatgtagggctgtaaacgaaccgaacgaacacgaacaaggccttgttcgtgttcgttcgttaaggaaataaatgcgttcacgaacggttcatgaacacaaataaatttggcgaacgcaaCAAAGGATAAAGGTGGATGACCCAAATAGTAGCACTGGAACTTAAATCCTTTATTGTGGAAGGGATGTCAATCGTATTcatcgatgtaaataatgagaaaggaaagggaaatgatacataaacaaggtgaaagagggtttcctaatttaattgttagggtaataaaataaataaaagtttaataatataaaaagtatagataaaatatatgaaaaaacaaaaatctttacttaaaacacaaacatacgaacataaacgagcgcaaatgaacgaatgttcacgaacacattaccggacattcacgaacacaattgaacgaacgagacctctgttcatgttcgttcatttaactaatcgaacgaaatttcttgttcatgttcgttcgtttaataaacgaacgaacataaacgaacttcccgccgaacggttcacgaactgtttgctgaacgtttggttcgtttacagccctagttacACGCATTAATCGGCCTTTGCCCTgattgctaagtgttatgtgccttatgtccaaccagtgatgcaaaactactatcgagctgaGGGTCTCAGTGGAAGCAGTCTCTTTATTTCTATTGGGTAGAAGTAAGGCTGTCTGTATctcaccctcctcagaccctaccttagttttgctattgatgggatttactgagtattaTGCTGATGATGAGTAAATAAGAAGCAAGTTAAGATAGACATGAGACTAGAAATTAACTTGCTAAAATAGTTATGAGcttggacaaacggagtactccgagagtaatccgagtccaccaccaatttcaGGAAAAACCAGGTAACCCACCTGCCCGTAGGCACGATAgtaaaattaccggtaaaacccatTTGGCTCAACGATCCAACCGAGGTTTCTCTgagtctcctatcattgcccaacAATGCCTTACCCTACACCAAGTGAGAGTTGAAACTACATTTCTCCAGAGATATGCAAGTACTCTCCTACTTAATCTAGAGATCACTGGAAAGGTTGCTGTTAAAAAATGAAATTAATATCATCTTTATGAGGATATATATATTTGGAAGTAGATTATTTTTGCCTTTAAAGTCTAACTTCCATGTAAAAAGTCATTTAAAATTAGGTGAACCTAATTGATGCCTTTTATATACAAAGTCATTTAAAAGTCAGTCAACCTAATTATTATTTATATCCTAGGCATTGTTTGGAGTAATAAATTTAAATTGAAAGTAATTAATGGTGGATAATGGATTATagtcatggttgtaaaacaaggtctctaATATTGAGTACTCTTTGAGTAATCGCTTTAAGGACGGCTGCCGAGGCGATTTTTTacaactccgcctaattactcggaatcgatcaaacgcggtcaacATCTACCAGAATcagatctagtaggtcaactcggaaCGGGGTTGactttcaaaaaaataaaacataatttttatTCGTATTATATCAAAAACAAATATCATTTTCACATATTTGGTTATAAATATtaataaatttatgttatttgacatatatttaatttccgaaaagtaatttctttataatttaacatgtccgagtactccacgagtactctccgcctaagccgagtactCTCAGCTCCTCAATCGACCGACTAGAGAGAGCGTCTAACGACTTTTGTAACCATGATTATAGTAAATAAGATGCATGTTAAGATAGACAAAAGACCAGAAATTAACTTGCTCAAATAGTTATCATCTTCTATCTTGATAGTCTTGCTTAACAAATGTCATTAATATATCAAGGTGTGTCTCCTTGTGATGTTGAGTACTTGTAGACTAATAGTGTCTGAATGTGCGAGAGACGTGTCTTTCTATTTGAAGAGTTAAGTCGTATAGTGGATTAAAGTAAAAAAGTTAACTGATATAAGATAAGGTTTGCAATTAAAAAAATGACATTAATATCTTCGTTATGACGATATATAATTGGAAGAAGATTATTTTTGCCTTTAAAGTCAACTTCCATGTAAAAAGTCATTTAAAAGTAGGTGATTGATGTCTTTTATGTAGGAGGTCATTTAAAAGTCAGTCAACCTAATTATTATTTATGCAATTTTTTTTAATAGCATACGGAACTTATCATTATCCAAAAAAGTTTATCTTAGTCAGAAGTTGAAGTTGAGGACAGAGGTACAAAACATAAAGAAAACAGGAAAGCACATACACCCGGACAGAAACTTAGAAAACTTTACATCCTACACTTAATTAAACTCCCACCACTCCTGCCTTGAGATCTCCTTGAACTTTGATATCCTCGATATACAGTAGAATGATTCCTCTTTTATTTGCTCAACAGTTGTTTGTATCGCGCTTGCCTTGTTTTCAAAGATCTTTGCGTTTCGAACTATCCAAAGTTTCCACAAAGTATGAATAACTACTGTATGGATTGCCTTCCTTACGTTCCGACTCCTCTGAATCTCGTTTATCTCCTGCATAAGCTGTTGAATTGTAACGTTTCTGTACGCCACTTGAATTTTTAGCCATGCGAACTTCACTCCAAATTTGTTCAGCAAAACCGCACTGAATCAAAACATGATCTGCTATTTCCTCTGATGCTCCACATACTTTACAATTGTAGTCGTTCAATATCATACCCCTCTTCCTTAATGCATTTGCTGTTGGAATTATGTTTTCCACCGCTCACCAAACGAACATAATACTTTTATTTGTTGCCCATCTATTCCACACAAAATCACTGGCTGCCGTATTTAAATCTATTTGCTGGGCTAATGACTCCCTTACCCCTTAAACATGATAATCGTGAGTTCtagaatattgggtaaacctatttataaaacatatattattattttgtcaaaattaccacgggttttgatattttaaacctatctatgtttatttattattctactttatgataacataaaaggaaaaggtatttaataaatcaaaatatcacctatctttaatcaaacattttgattaaagtcatctgaatacaattatgtattaagacaaaaatacactaacgTTATTGTCtcttcatgtattcttacaaatcacccatctcagcacattgattttctcatatcataattcaatatttgacaaaacattttcatattttcatttcattttgaaccagtcaatcttaagtctttcttaggtaccaatcaaggtaagttttcttctgacaaagaattttactacttccaaaaagttcttcacattcattttaaaaatctatggatcatatatcttttggcttaaacataatcaccttggaaactatatcatttcatcggaatgtctcatcttttgaaatatctagcttcgcttccttgaaactctcagttaAATTCGAAAATGGTAAATTTATTATTAAGTTCTTTCAATCATAACAATACCATGCAGTATCCATATACATTTATAGCCtgtgctaataataaaccctattcatacgtcattcatttgatttgtcatattcttggtacaattatgtactcagattatgatacactaaattctattgtccagtaccatttaagtgaactatattgattttcggataatcattaacaaatcattttccatacttccattcacaaatagatatttgtcaattcggaatctccctcaattgatgaaagtaagttcatttcggatattgaatccaattgtttctataaatcatttttactttcaaaaaattcatacccctcaaaatatcttttgattccattccacgatacattgtttctcttaattaaaagaagaaacataaccccaagaaaatatcatagtccaaatctcgaggacgatatttttattaaggtggggagaatgtaacaaccctcatcaaaactattatttattgtattatttcatccaatatgaaaccctaattgagacacccaagtgattctgcacaaaccctaaaaatttcagaacaatcagaatcaggatcagggcccctaaaactcaggggggtattccctacttaTTGATTATCCTTATAAAATGTTGTCAAAATTGAAATTTACGAAAatgtcgactcagcaagcctacacccACACGTAGCCACCCTATAGTGAAAATgcaacccttacggaccgtaagggaggagtcttgcggtccgtaagcatgtcaattttcataaataaataGCAGAAATTGGCATTCGATTTCTGCTGTTCAAACGACGCTCAATTTCtaaattgacgtcgagttattcACTTTACAACACACAAATCACTAATTAGTGTAGTGGGGTGCTGCTacaataccgggtattaactcgatcgctgttcaattcttttctttccgtcagcttttattttgtaaataatagctcgggattttaccccctaaatccctaaactctgcccgttattagggtaataactctaatcactggtacgacaCTTTAtctgatcgattataactatccaacgattgtctaagtgctgctcaaattgagttatactttgttattcatcgtgatttcgacttgagtGTTTGAGTACTGTCCGAACttgggctatactctgtcattcgttgtgaatccgctgaattgttaagtattgcacttgtaaatcgttgtgatggttttatctcgtgattgtcgttaaagttgaattgagttagtaCACTAATACGCAttccattgtgtctagaaattagaactcgtaagcaaggagctgctagagtacttagtagttaagtaaacttaatagttaaataaacttagcagctaGGTTAACTGAGTAGGTtaattaatctattaattaagtttagtattaATTAAATgggattaattaagctaaactagattaattaagctaagtacgaTTAATTgagttaagcaagattaattaagctaagtaagatctactaatcacctaaatagaaatatatataaatatataatagataataccgaaggaaggtgctaggaaggtgtaagaAGATAGATATCTGTggataggaagcttcctagaagatatataagtaacttcctagaaaagctataggaaacttcctagaaatacaAGGGAAACTTCCAAGAAATTTCCTAtttcctacctataaataggaagcttaggattcaattttctttgctcatttctttgttcttctctctatacgttggtgttctaaccaataatcaccaatgcgatgttctgtccgatcgattcatgaaccaactaacggatgccaaagtattgtattttgtgagttcgttaaaacGGATGCCAAAATGCTGTCTAaacaagactatactttgtgaatttcgttaaggttcgaatctcgtgactaccgttaaggtttgatttgggttatacacaaatacgtattccattctgttaaactatatgtttaactaccgaaaatactcccCACTACACACTCGcaaacaaacaaactattaaatcatcagaagatccagaataataaagtgcatg
Coding sequences:
- the LOC110929265 gene encoding L-type lectin-domain containing receptor kinase IX.1; amino-acid sequence: MARLMSILTCFFLGLIPYASSVSFNFTNITLKNSQDITISGNGAVISDDGIQVASTLIDLIGRATYIEPLHLWDNDSTELASFSTSFTFVINSYHTKIYADGLTFFLAQINADFYYGGSIGLPLDFRTNTSKYQFVAVEFDTYRNAWDPIDLDANTFVGDHVGIDINSITSVAYRKWFSNITYGKEYRALINYYADSKNLSVSFTNYKNNLPVWETGLNYTVDLRKELPEWVTFGFSASTGTYFEKVIVRSWTFNSTKIKVSPKTNDQSSNLPPIVKGKDNTTLKVVLIAETLVLVIVLAILAYFLCWRKKYDGDKEEEVGLAWEMSSELEMRVTMPRRFSYHELAQSTADFAETKKFGEGGFGGVYKGFLKDLSMYVAVKRVSKTSKQGIKEYAAEVRIISRLRHKNLVQLIGWCHDKGELLLAYEFMENGSLDLHLFKGKSMLTWNTRYKIALDLASALLYLHEEWEQCVLHRDIKSSNVMLDSNFNAKLGDFGLAKLVDHEKGTQTTTLAGTFGYMAPECAGTGKSTKESDVYSFGVVALEIACGQKPIKDKDEETLIRLVDWVWDLYGTGTLLEAVDPCLESNFEEEEIKRLMIVGLWCSHPDAELRPSIRQAIKVLNSEASLPLLPSKIPVASYTGFSNIGQYGLSSGIL